GCTCCTCTCCGAAGCCCGCACCGCATTCGCCGAGCACGGCACGGACGCGTCACTCGAAGAGGTCGCCCGGCAGGCCGGAGTCGGCATCGGCACGCTGTACCGCCACTTCCCCACCCGGCACGCCCTGATGAGCGCGGTCTTCCAGGGAGCCGTGGATGAACTCCTCGCCCGCGCGCACGAGTTGGCGGACGCGGAAGCCCCCTGCGAGGCCCTCGTCAGCTGGCTGCGCGCCATCATCACTCATGCGGGTGAGTACCGGGGCCTGGCCCGAGCCCTCATGTCCGCCTCCGGAACGGACGGCGACACGGGCGGCCCGGCATCGGCCCTCACGTCCTGCTCCAACCCCATGCGGGAAGCAGGCACGACCCTCCTCGTACGGGCCCAGCAGTCCGGAGCCGTACGCCCGGACGTGCCCATCCGGGACCTGATGCAGCTGACGAACGCGATCGCGCTCGCCGCCGAACAGTCTCCGGGTGACCCGGAGTTGGCCGACCGGCTCCTGTCCCTGGCGGTACGGGGCCTGCGACCCCGCACCGAAGGAACCCCAGAAAGCTAACGCCGACGCATATCGGCCACCCGCGCCCGCTCCCCCGCCGCCTGCGCCTGCTGCTCCGCGAGCGCTCCCGCACTGCGCAACGGCGAACCGGGCGCACCCGGGTGCGACCTGCGCTGACCGGGCAACGGCATGTCCCGACGAGGCTGCTGACGGCCCGTCGGGACGCCATCACCCCCCGGTCCGGACGCCCCCGCACCGCCCGTGCCCGCGACGGCGATCTGTACGCCCTGGTCGGCGAGCGCCTGCAACTCCGTACCCGCGCGATCGTCGTGGGGCGGCGGCTCGTCGGTCACCAGCCGCGTGATCACGTCGGTCGGCACCGTCTGGAACATGGTGTCGGTACCGAGCTTGGTGTGGTCGGCGAGGACCACCACCTCCGCCGCCGCCTGCACCAGGGCCCGGTCGACGCTCGCCGAGAGCATGTTGGAGGTGGACAGGCCGCGTTCGGCGGTCAGGCCACTGCCGGACAGGAAGGCACGGGACACCCGCAGCCCCTGGAGGGACTGCTCGGCACCGCTCCCGACCAGCGCGTAGTTGGAACCCCGCAAGGTCCCACCGGTCATGACGACTTCGACACGGTTGGCGTGCGCCAACGCCTGGGCGACCAGCAGGGAGTTGGTGACGACGGTCAGCCCGGGAACCCGGGCCAGGCGTCTCGCCAGCTCCTGCGTGGTCGTACCGGCGCCGACGACGATGGCCTCCCCCTCCTCCACGAGTCCCGCGGCGAGGTCGGCGATGGCCGTCTTCTCCGCGGTCGCGAGGTGGGATTTCTGCGGAAAGCCGGACTCGCGGGTGAACCCGCCCGGCAGTACCGCACCGCCGTGCCGGCGGTCGAGGAGTCCTTCTGCCTCCAGCGCCCGCACGTCCCGCCGTACGGTCACTTCGGAGGTCTGGACGACGCGGGCGAGCTCACGGAGCGAAACCGCCCCGTTGGCCCGCACCATTTCGAGGATCAATTGACGACGTTCTGCAGCGAACACGAAACTGACAGTAACCTGACCGGCCGATAGTTTTCAGCAGTTTGCGCCGAATAACAGAAGTTGGTCGCAAACGGTGACCGAAGGTGGTATAGGGGTTTCGGCACGACTGTGGGGTGCGTCCGGAACAGGCTCCGGCCGCACCCCACTTCGCGGAACTCCGCGTAACTCCCCGTACGAAACGGTCAGTTGTCGCCCGTCTTGCGCGTGTGCAGCTGACGCGCGACCTCCGCGAGGGAGCCGGAGAGGGACGGGTAGACGGTGAACGCCTTTGCGATCTGTTCGACCGTCAGACTGTTGTCGACGGCGATCGAGATCGGGTGGATGAGTTCGCTCGCACGGGGGGCGACGACGACGCCGCCCACCACGATCCCCGTACCCGGGCGGCAGAACAGCTTCACGAAGCCGTCCCGGATGCCCTGCATCTTGGCGCGCGGGTTGCGCAGCAGCGGCAGCTTGACGCCGCGCGCGTCGATGCGGCCCGCGTCCACGTCCGCCTGCGTGTAGCCGACGGTGGCGATCTCGGGGTCGGTGAAGACGTTCGAGGAGACCGTCTTGAGGTCCAGCGGAGCGACCGCGTCACCGAGGAAGTGGTACATGGCGATACGTCCCTGCATCGCCGCGACCGAGGCGAGGGCGAAGACGCCGGTGACGTCTCCGGCCGCGTACACGCCGGGGGCGGAGGTTCGCGAGACCCGGTCGGTCCAGATGTGACCGCTGTCCTTGACCTTGACCCCGGCCTCCTCCAGGCCCATGCCCGCGGAGTTGGGGATGGCGCCGACGGCCATCAGACAGTGCGAGCCGGAGATGACGCGGCCGTCGGCCAGGGTGACCTCCACACGGTCGCCGACGCGCTTGGCGGAGGCGGCGCGGGAGCGGGCCATGACGTTCATGCCGCGCCGGCGGAAGACGTCCTCCAGTACGGCCGCCGCGTCCGGGTCCTCGCCCGGCAGCACGCGGTCGCGCGAGGAGACGAGGGTGACGCGGGAGCCGAGCGCCTGGTACGCACCGGCGAACTCGGCACCGGTCACACCGGAGCCGACCACGATCAGCTCCTCCGGGAGCTCGTCGAGGTCGTACACCTGCGTCCAGTTGAGGATGCGCTCGCCGTCGGGCAGCGCGTCCGGGATCTCGCGGGGGTGCCCACCGGTCGCGATCAGTACGGCGTCGGCCGTCAGCCGCTGCTCCGTACCGTCCGCCGAGGTGACGACGACGGTCCGCGAGCCGTCCATGGCCTGCTGGCCCTCCAGCCGGCCGCGCCCCCGCATGACCCGCGCGCCCGCACGGGTCACGGAGGCGGCGATGTCGTGCGACTGCGCGAGCGCGAGCCGCTTCACCCGGCGGTTGACCTTGCCGAGGTCCACTCCGACCACCCGCGCGGCCTGTTCCTCCGGCGGGGTGTCGTCGGCCACGAGGATGCCCAGCTCCTCGTACGAGGAGTCGAAGGTCGTCATCACCTCGGCCGTGGCGATCAGGGTCTTGGAAGGCACGCAGTCGGTCAGCACCGACGCCCCGCCGAGTCCGTCGCAGTCGACGACGGTCACCTCTGCGCCGAGCTGGGTGCCCACCAGGGCCGCCTCGTACCCGCCGGGTCCGCCGCCGATGATCACGATCCGGGTCACGAAAAGTCCGCCTCGCGTTCGCTTGAGCTTGAGTCTGGGTGTCACTGGGTGTCACTTGGTGTCACGTGAGTGCGCCGCGACTCCGCCCGGCCCGTCCTGCCTGCCCCGGCCGGGGTCCCGGGGGATCGCCCCGGAGGAGTGCAGTACGTACTTCATTGTCCCGCACCCGGGCGGGGGCTTCGCCCCGGGGCCCTCCATACGGGAACTCGGGGGGCCGGCCGGGCGTTGTAACGCCTTCTCCCGGGCGCCCTCACCTCTTCCGGTACGAGATCGCTTCTGTCCGTACGGGATCGGCGGCCCTCCCGTACCCTCGGAGCCATGTCGCTCTACGCCGCGTACGCCGGCAACCTCGACGCGCGGCTGATGTCCCGCCGCGCCCCGCACTCGCCGCTGCGCGGCACGGGCTGGCTCAACGACTGGAGACTGACCTTCGGCGGTGAGCAGATGGGCTGGGAGGGCTCGCTCGCCACGGTGGTCGAGGCCCCGCGCTCGCAGGTCTTCGTCGCCCTGTACGACATCGCACCGATGGACGAGGACTCCATGGACCGGTGGGAGGGCGTCGGCCTGGACATCTACCGCCGGATGCGGGTCCGCGTGCACACCCTGGACGGCGAGGAAGCCACCTGGATGTACGTGCTGAACGGGTACGAGGGCGGGCTGCCGTCCGCCCGGTACCTGGGTGAGATCGCGGACGCGGCCGAGTCGGCGGGGGCGCCGCACGACTACGTGATGGAGCTGCGGAAGCGTCCCTGTTAGGGGCGCGGGCTGCTCGGGCGGGGCTTTCGTAAGAAAGTCCAACGCAACAATCGGGTTGCCGTCCGCCGCGACATCTACGCGCGTAGGGCTGGAGCGGCTACCCTCTTCCGCGTGAACGCATCTGTTATTTCGGACCCCCACGCCGCCGCCGACGCCGCGGCCGCGCGCCTGCGCGAGCTCACCGGCGCCGACTCCCATGACGTCGCCCTCGTGATGGGCTCCGGCTGGGCCCCCGCGGTCGACGCCCTCGGTGAGCCCGAGAACGAATTCCTCGTGACCGAGCTGCCCGGCTTCCCGCCGGCCGCCGTCGTCGGCCACGGCGGCAAGATCCGCTCGTACAAGATCGGCGAGAAGCGGGTACTGGTCTTCCTCGGCCGGACCCACTTCTACGAGGGCCGGGGCGTGGCCGCGGTCGCGCACGGCGTCCGCACCGCCGTCGCCGCGGGCTGCAAGACGATCATCCTGACCAACGGCTGCGGCGGTCTGCGCGAGGGCATGCGCCCCGGGCAGCCCGTCCTGATCAGCGACCACCTGAACCTCACGGCCACCTCGCCGATCATCGGTGCGAACTTCGTGGACCTGACGGACCTGTACTCGCCGCGACTGCGTGCGCTGTGCAAGGAGGTGGACGAGACGCTGGAGGAGGGTGTCTACGTCCAGTTCCCCGGCCCGCACTACGAGACTCCGGCCGAGATCAACATGGTCCGGGTCATGGGCGGTGACCTGGTCGGCATGTCCACGGTGCTGGAGGCCATCGCGGCGCGCGAGGCGGGGGCGGAGGTGCTCGGCATCTCGCTGGTCACCAACCTCGCCGCCGGTCTGTCCGGTGAGCCGCTGAACCACGAGGAGGTGCTCCAGGCCGGTCGTGACTCGGCGGCTCGGATGGGGAGCCTGCTGGCGCGGGTGCTGGAGCGGATCTAGCGGATCTCGCGGGGGCGGGGCGGTGTGGGTGGGTTCGCACGTGCGGGCCCGTCGTGGCTGGCCGCGCAGTTCCCCGCGCCCCTGGGTGCCTCCGCCTAGCCCCCTTGGGCAGCGGGGCCGCCCCCCGGGGGCGGGACGGGTGGGCAAGGGGGCGGCCCCCTCGCTCCCGCCCCGCCCCGGTTCCGTCCCGGCCAGCCCGGGTACCGGCCTCACACCGCACCGAGGCCCCGCCCCAACCTCGTATCCCCCGAAAGGCGAACCAGTGCCCCAGGACACCACCCAGGACCTCCTCGCCCGTGCCAGCGCCTGGCTCGCCGAGGACCCCGACCCCGAGACCCGCGACGAGCTCGCCAAGCTCATCGACACCCGGGCCACGGAAGAGCTCGCGGACCGCTTCTCCGGAACCCTCCAGTTCGGCACCGCCGGGCTGAGGGGCGAGCTGGGCGCGGGTCCCATGCGCATGAACCGCTCCGTCGTCATCCGCGCCGCCGCCGGTCTCGCCTCGTACCTGAAGAAGCAGCCCGCGCACCCCCGCTCCACCGACGACCTCGTCGTCATCGGCTACGACGCCCGGTACAAGTCCGCCGACTTCGCGCGTGACACGGCGGCCGTGATGACGGGGGCCGGTCTGCGTGCCGTACTGCTGCCCCGGCCCCTTCCCACCCCCGTACTGGCCTTCGCCATAAGGCACTTGGGCGCGGTGGCGGGAGTGGAAGTGACGGCGAGTCACAATCCGCCGCGTGACAACGGGTACAAGGTGTATCTCGGGGACGGGTCCCAGATCGTTCCCCCGGCGGACATCGACATCGCCGCCGAGATCGACGCGGTCGAGTCCCTGAACGACGTGCCGCGCCCCGACGACGGCTGGCTGGTCCTGGACGAGGAGGTGCTGGAGGCGTACCTGGCGCGCACGGACGCGGTCCTGACGCCCGGCTCCCCCCGCACCGCCCGCACCGTCTACACGGCCATGCACGGCGTCGGCAAGGACGTCCTCCTCGCCGCCTTCGCCCGCGCGGGCTTCCCGGAGCCCGTCCTCGTCGCGGAGCAGGCCGAGCCCGACCCCGACTTCCCGACCGTCGCCTTCCCGAACCCCGAAGAGCCCGGCGCGATGGACCTGTCCTTCGCGATGGCCCGCCGTACGAACCCCGATCTCGTCATCGCCAACGACCCGGACGCCGACCGCTGCGCGGTGGCGGTCCCGTACGAGGGCGACTGGCGCATGCTGCGCGGCGACGAGGTCGGCGCGCTGCTCGCCGCGCACATCGTCCGCAAGGGCACAGCGGGGCCTGACGCCGTCTTCGCCGAGTCGATCGTCTCGTCCTCGCTGCTCGGACGGATCGCCGAGAAGGCGGGCATCGGGTACGAGGAGACCCTGACCGGCTTCAAGTGGATCGCCCGCGTCGAGAACATCCGTTACGGGTACGAGGAAGCGCTCGGCTACTGCGTCGACCCGGCCGGAGTCCGCGACAAGGACGGCATCACCGCCGCCCTCGCCATCACGGAACTCGCCTCCGAGCTGAAGGAAGAGGGCCGCACCCTCCTCGACCTCCTCGACGAGCTGGCCGTCACCCACGGCCTGCACGCCACCGACCAACTCTCGGTCCGCGTGGAGGACTTGAGCATCATCGCCAACGCGATGGCCCGGCTGCGAGCCACTCCTCCGACCCAGCTCGCGGGCCTGCCCGTGACCTCCGCCGAGGACCTGACGCAGGGCACGGCCACCCTTCCCCCGACGGACGGGCTGCGCTACCGCCTCACCGGCGCCCGGGTGATCGTCCGCCCGTCCGGCACCGAGCCGAAGCTCAAGTGCTACCTGGAGGTCGTGGTCCCGGTCGCGGACGTCTCCGCCCTCCCGGCGGCCCGCGCCCGGGCGGCCGAGACCTTGGCCGCCATCAAGCGCGACCTGTCTTCGGCGGCGGGTATCTGACGCACCGTCACACCGTCCCACAGAAGTCCCGCCCCCGGCCCTGACCGGGGGCGGGACTTCTCGTCGTACGGGCAACAGCGCCAACGGGCCGCCGACTCAACCGAGTTCGTTCGCCGCCGCCTCGATGAGGTCGGTGACCGGACCCGGCTGCGAGGCCAACGAGGCGTGGCTCGCGTCGAGTTCGACGGTCTTGCGGGGCTCCATCCGCTGCGCCATGCGGCGCTCGTTGTCCGGGTGGATCATGCGGTCCTGGGCGGACACCTGGTACCAGGTCGGCTTCTTCCGCCAGGCCGGGGACGTCACGTTGTCGCCGAAGGTGGAGCCCAGGGGCGCCTTCTGGGTCACGCCCATGACCAGCCCCTCCTCCGGCGTCAGGTCCTGGCAGAAGCTCTCGTGGAACTTCTCCTGCCTGACCCAGAGGTAGCCGTCGGAGTCCGGCGCGATGTTCTCGAACGCGGCGGGCGGATTCTCCTGGCTGATCTGCCCGGGGCTCTCGCCCGCGTCCGGGGCGAAGGCCGCGACGTAGACGAGACCCGCGACGTTCGGCAGGTCCCCGGCCTCGGTGATCACCGCACCCCCGTAGGAGTGGCCGACCAGCAGCACGGGGCCTTCGACCTGCTTCACCATCTGCTGGGTGCGCGCCGCGTCGTCCGCGAGCGAGGTCAGCGGGTTCTCGACGGCGTGGAGGTCGGTGAAGCCCCGCCGGTTCAGTTCGACGATGACCTTCGACCAGTGGGCGGCCCCGCCCCAGAAGCCGTGCACCAGGACAACAGTGGGCTTGGCGGCCATGGAGACCCGCCCCTTTCGCGTAGGAGACCCACCCCTCGCGAACACGGTAGACGCCGCTCTGCACCACCGCGACCTCAACGGAACCCCACCCGCTGCGGCAAGTCGTCGGCCCCGTACGCACAATGATCACTCGATCAGCACGAGCAGGGGGCTTTGTGAAGCAGGACGAGTGGTACGGGGACAGCGCGGGCACGGGCAGGGACGGGAGCACCGCCGAGGTGCGGGCGACGCGGAGCCGGTCCGCGCTGGCCCTGCGCGTGGTGCTGCTCTCCCTGCTGGGCGTCGCGGCCCTGG
This is a stretch of genomic DNA from Streptomyces sp. NBC_00237. It encodes these proteins:
- a CDS encoding gamma-glutamylcyclotransferase, with translation MSLYAAYAGNLDARLMSRRAPHSPLRGTGWLNDWRLTFGGEQMGWEGSLATVVEAPRSQVFVALYDIAPMDEDSMDRWEGVGLDIYRRMRVRVHTLDGEEATWMYVLNGYEGGLPSARYLGEIADAAESAGAPHDYVMELRKRPC
- a CDS encoding phospho-sugar mutase, whose protein sequence is MPQDTTQDLLARASAWLAEDPDPETRDELAKLIDTRATEELADRFSGTLQFGTAGLRGELGAGPMRMNRSVVIRAAAGLASYLKKQPAHPRSTDDLVVIGYDARYKSADFARDTAAVMTGAGLRAVLLPRPLPTPVLAFAIRHLGAVAGVEVTASHNPPRDNGYKVYLGDGSQIVPPADIDIAAEIDAVESLNDVPRPDDGWLVLDEEVLEAYLARTDAVLTPGSPRTARTVYTAMHGVGKDVLLAAFARAGFPEPVLVAEQAEPDPDFPTVAFPNPEEPGAMDLSFAMARRTNPDLVIANDPDADRCAVAVPYEGDWRMLRGDEVGALLAAHIVRKGTAGPDAVFAESIVSSSLLGRIAEKAGIGYEETLTGFKWIARVENIRYGYEEALGYCVDPAGVRDKDGITAALAITELASELKEEGRTLLDLLDELAVTHGLHATDQLSVRVEDLSIIANAMARLRATPPTQLAGLPVTSAEDLTQGTATLPPTDGLRYRLTGARVIVRPSGTEPKLKCYLEVVVPVADVSALPAARARAAETLAAIKRDLSSAAGI
- a CDS encoding TetR/AcrR family transcriptional regulator — its product is MATSPPTTPHQRSRPMRADARRNYEKLLSEARTAFAEHGTDASLEEVARQAGVGIGTLYRHFPTRHALMSAVFQGAVDELLARAHELADAEAPCEALVSWLRAIITHAGEYRGLARALMSASGTDGDTGGPASALTSCSNPMREAGTTLLVRAQQSGAVRPDVPIRDLMQLTNAIALAAEQSPGDPELADRLLSLAVRGLRPRTEGTPES
- a CDS encoding alpha/beta hydrolase, with translation MAAKPTVVLVHGFWGGAAHWSKVIVELNRRGFTDLHAVENPLTSLADDAARTQQMVKQVEGPVLLVGHSYGGAVITEAGDLPNVAGLVYVAAFAPDAGESPGQISQENPPAAFENIAPDSDGYLWVRQEKFHESFCQDLTPEEGLVMGVTQKAPLGSTFGDNVTSPAWRKKPTWYQVSAQDRMIHPDNERRMAQRMEPRKTVELDASHASLASQPGPVTDLIEAAANELG
- a CDS encoding purine-nucleoside phosphorylase, whose amino-acid sequence is MNASVISDPHAAADAAAARLRELTGADSHDVALVMGSGWAPAVDALGEPENEFLVTELPGFPPAAVVGHGGKIRSYKIGEKRVLVFLGRTHFYEGRGVAAVAHGVRTAVAAGCKTIILTNGCGGLREGMRPGQPVLISDHLNLTATSPIIGANFVDLTDLYSPRLRALCKEVDETLEEGVYVQFPGPHYETPAEINMVRVMGGDLVGMSTVLEAIAAREAGAEVLGISLVTNLAAGLSGEPLNHEEVLQAGRDSAARMGSLLARVLERI
- a CDS encoding NAD(P)H-quinone dehydrogenase → MTRIVIIGGGPGGYEAALVGTQLGAEVTVVDCDGLGGASVLTDCVPSKTLIATAEVMTTFDSSYEELGILVADDTPPEEQAARVVGVDLGKVNRRVKRLALAQSHDIAASVTRAGARVMRGRGRLEGQQAMDGSRTVVVTSADGTEQRLTADAVLIATGGHPREIPDALPDGERILNWTQVYDLDELPEELIVVGSGVTGAEFAGAYQALGSRVTLVSSRDRVLPGEDPDAAAVLEDVFRRRGMNVMARSRAASAKRVGDRVEVTLADGRVISGSHCLMAVGAIPNSAGMGLEEAGVKVKDSGHIWTDRVSRTSAPGVYAAGDVTGVFALASVAAMQGRIAMYHFLGDAVAPLDLKTVSSNVFTDPEIATVGYTQADVDAGRIDARGVKLPLLRNPRAKMQGIRDGFVKLFCRPGTGIVVGGVVVAPRASELIHPISIAVDNSLTVEQIAKAFTVYPSLSGSLAEVARQLHTRKTGDN
- a CDS encoding DeoR/GlpR family DNA-binding transcription regulator, which encodes MFAAERRQLILEMVRANGAVSLRELARVVQTSEVTVRRDVRALEAEGLLDRRHGGAVLPGGFTRESGFPQKSHLATAEKTAIADLAAGLVEEGEAIVVGAGTTTQELARRLARVPGLTVVTNSLLVAQALAHANRVEVVMTGGTLRGSNYALVGSGAEQSLQGLRVSRAFLSGSGLTAERGLSTSNMLSASVDRALVQAAAEVVVLADHTKLGTDTMFQTVPTDVITRLVTDEPPPHDDRAGTELQALADQGVQIAVAGTGGAGASGPGGDGVPTGRQQPRRDMPLPGQRRSHPGAPGSPLRSAGALAEQQAQAAGERARVADMRRR